A genomic window from Algoriphagus sp. Y33 includes:
- a CDS encoding TonB family protein — protein MNRFSPSKFLFLLIFSIGLSLSASRAQDKQIVKLNEHFYPINENDSINYFYKAITTYLTDSTSLERIFSRKNQIVKITRYGYNEEGDFPEENIETYDTNGKINSKKIKNRNNGFFHAIYYNDGELLGDVLHRGANNYEIRKAENGEITNSEENPFEPQPGFDKNKWENTLIKNLKYPTTARRNGEEGTVMLAIYVNEFGEHTEPVLANPENVSKSIAREALRVVNKYEGEITPAKTIEGNTVDAWLYIPIRFMLD, from the coding sequence ATGAATCGATTTAGTCCATCTAAATTTTTGTTCCTTCTCATTTTTTCAATAGGTCTTTCTTTATCGGCATCCCGAGCTCAGGATAAGCAAATAGTCAAACTAAACGAACACTTCTATCCAATCAATGAAAATGATAGCATAAACTATTTCTATAAAGCAATCACCACCTACCTTACAGATAGCACCTCACTAGAACGAATATTCAGCCGGAAAAACCAAATTGTGAAAATCACCCGCTATGGATACAATGAGGAAGGGGATTTTCCGGAAGAAAACATAGAGACTTATGACACAAATGGTAAGATAAACTCCAAGAAAATCAAGAATAGAAACAACGGTTTCTTCCATGCTATTTATTACAATGACGGAGAGCTATTAGGAGACGTCCTACACCGAGGGGCTAATAACTATGAAATCCGAAAGGCGGAAAATGGGGAAATAACCAATTCTGAAGAAAATCCTTTTGAACCTCAACCTGGCTTTGATAAAAACAAATGGGAAAATACATTGATAAAAAACCTGAAGTATCCAACTACTGCGAGACGCAATGGAGAGGAAGGTACGGTGATGTTGGCAATTTATGTAAATGAATTTGGAGAACATACAGAACCAGTCCTAGCTAATCCTGAAAATGTAAGCAAATCTATAGCCAGGGAAGCCCTTCGGGTGGTGAATAAATATGAGGGAGAGATCACTCCCGCAAAGACAATTGAAGGAAACACAGTAGATGCTTGGTTATATATTCCTATCCGTTTTATGCTTGATTGA
- the pgi gene encoding glucose-6-phosphate isomerase translates to MNAINPTTTPAWTRLQKLAEDHKDMTILSQFDERERFDRLSLSLEDILVDFSKNRLNQDILDALFDLARECKLHVAVEDMFSGKPINVTEGRAVLHTALRNPADEAAFLDGHNITEDVTAVLKKMKSFADKIQNKEWLGYTGKPIKSLVNIGIGGSDLGPVMVTEALKPYQNPDIECFFVSNVDGTHIAETLKKVDPETTLFFIASKTFTTQETMTNAHTARAWFLEHAKIDTAVAKHFVALSTNAKSVSEFGIDTDNMFEFWDWVGGRYSLWSAIGLPIACTIGFDNFEKLLAGAHAMDKHFRHAQFDRNIPVVLALIGVWNTNFLGASSEAILPYDQYMHRFAAYFQQGNMESNGKYVSRSGEKVNYTTGPIIWGEPGTNGQHAFYQLIHQGTHLIPCDFIAPAISHNPIGDHHQKLLSNFFAQTEALMKGKSLEEVKAEMKAAGKSDEEIEKIAPHRVFEGNRPTNSILVKKITPYTLGALIAMYEHKIFVQGVIWDIFSFDQWGVELGKVLANGILPELRGNEEITAHDGSTNGLINAYKKMRE, encoded by the coding sequence ATGAACGCAATCAATCCCACCACGACCCCAGCCTGGACAAGATTACAGAAGCTTGCCGAAGATCATAAAGACATGACTATTCTTTCTCAATTCGATGAAAGAGAACGCTTTGATAGATTGAGTCTTTCTCTGGAAGATATCCTAGTCGATTTTTCCAAAAACAGACTTAATCAGGATATACTGGATGCACTTTTTGATCTGGCGCGAGAGTGCAAACTCCATGTAGCTGTGGAAGACATGTTCTCCGGCAAGCCAATCAACGTAACAGAAGGAAGAGCTGTATTGCATACTGCGCTAAGAAATCCGGCTGATGAAGCAGCATTTCTGGACGGACACAATATTACAGAGGACGTCACGGCTGTCTTGAAAAAGATGAAATCTTTTGCTGACAAAATACAGAACAAAGAATGGCTTGGCTATACCGGAAAGCCTATCAAATCTCTGGTAAATATAGGTATCGGAGGATCTGATCTTGGTCCTGTGATGGTGACGGAAGCTTTGAAACCTTATCAAAATCCGGATATTGAGTGCTTTTTCGTATCGAATGTAGATGGAACCCATATCGCCGAAACGCTGAAAAAAGTAGATCCGGAGACTACGCTTTTCTTTATCGCATCCAAGACTTTTACCACTCAGGAAACCATGACCAATGCGCATACTGCCAGAGCTTGGTTTTTGGAGCATGCCAAAATAGATACAGCAGTTGCCAAGCATTTCGTGGCACTTTCCACGAATGCCAAGTCTGTTTCAGAATTTGGCATTGATACGGATAATATGTTTGAATTTTGGGATTGGGTTGGCGGTAGATACTCGCTTTGGTCTGCAATAGGTTTGCCGATAGCCTGTACCATAGGTTTCGATAACTTCGAGAAATTGCTTGCCGGCGCCCATGCGATGGATAAGCATTTCCGTCATGCGCAGTTTGATCGAAATATTCCTGTGGTTCTCGCACTGATAGGTGTCTGGAACACCAATTTCCTTGGAGCGAGTTCTGAGGCAATTTTGCCTTACGATCAATATATGCACCGATTTGCGGCCTATTTCCAGCAAGGAAATATGGAAAGTAACGGCAAGTATGTAAGTCGCTCAGGAGAAAAAGTAAACTATACTACCGGACCGATTATCTGGGGAGAGCCAGGCACCAATGGTCAGCATGCATTCTACCAGTTGATCCATCAGGGCACGCACCTGATACCTTGTGATTTTATCGCTCCTGCTATTTCACATAATCCTATCGGAGATCATCATCAGAAGTTGCTTTCCAATTTCTTTGCTCAAACCGAAGCATTGATGAAAGGAAAGTCTCTGGAAGAGGTGAAGGCCGAAATGAAAGCAGCCGGTAAGTCTGATGAGGAGATTGAGAAAATAGCTCCGCACCGGGTTTTTGAAGGAAATAGACCAACCAATTCCATTTTGGTAAAGAAGATTACTCCCTATACGCTTGGTGCATTGATCGCAATGTATGAGCACAAAATCTTTGTACAGGGAGTGATTTGGGATATTTTTAGCTTTGACCAGTGGGGAGTGGAGCTAGGCAAAGTCTTGGCAAACGGCATCCTGCCTGAGCTGCGTGGCAATGAAGAAATCACCGCCCACGATGGATCTACCAATGGACTGATCAATGCTTATAAAAAAATGAGGGAGTAA
- a CDS encoding PD40 domain-containing protein, translating to MKNALIILGLGFILISCNRNKYNVGVFPQEPVNLKEANSSLDDINSDIPFISGDVHLVFSTNRANSQTGDFNLTLSYLNFYWDRSEGILTVKPSNILFDRDYESFRDLVRKTESSAHEKGPYSFLESENNRVLLFSREVNGMYVIFSESEKTASGVGEDQSFRILDQASNEIYPSFYGSNFLKGMEPSPAKPEMLLFTSDKDGQFDIYESPISEGQSPLQFLSDSNPKTVRKLSLNTSSNDHMPFVYGDLLVFSSDRPGGFGGFDLYYAQKTGDGWSEPVNFGPRINSEYDEYRPVVSDHPGFANRLMIFSSNRPGGLGGFDLYFMGIPKF from the coding sequence ATGAAAAATGCTCTGATTATATTAGGATTGGGATTTATTCTTATTTCTTGTAATAGGAATAAATATAATGTAGGTGTATTTCCTCAGGAACCAGTCAATCTCAAGGAAGCCAATTCATCCTTGGATGATATCAATTCCGATATCCCCTTTATCAGTGGCGATGTACACTTGGTATTCTCAACCAACCGGGCTAACAGCCAGACTGGGGACTTTAATCTCACCCTATCGTATCTAAATTTTTATTGGGACAGGTCAGAGGGCATACTTACTGTTAAGCCATCCAATATTTTATTTGACCGGGATTATGAGTCTTTTAGGGATTTGGTCAGAAAAACTGAATCATCCGCCCATGAAAAAGGTCCCTACAGTTTTCTGGAAAGCGAGAATAATAGAGTGCTTTTGTTCAGTCGGGAAGTGAATGGAATGTATGTTATCTTTTCGGAATCTGAAAAAACAGCTTCAGGTGTCGGAGAAGACCAAAGCTTCCGGATTTTGGATCAAGCTTCTAATGAAATATATCCCAGCTTCTACGGTTCCAACTTCCTGAAGGGAATGGAACCAAGTCCGGCAAAGCCTGAAATGCTACTATTCACTTCCGACAAAGACGGGCAATTTGATATCTATGAATCACCTATTTCCGAAGGGCAAAGTCCATTGCAGTTTTTGAGCGATTCCAATCCTAAAACAGTGAGAAAACTGAGTTTAAATACCTCTTCTAACGATCACATGCCTTTTGTTTACGGGGACTTACTGGTCTTTTCTTCGGATCGACCCGGAGGATTTGGAGGTTTTGACCTATACTATGCACAAAAAACCGGCGATGGCTGGTCGGAGCCGGTCAACTTTGGCCCAAGAATCAATTCAGAATACGATGAATATCGTCCTGTCGTATCGGATCATCCCGGATTTGCCAATCGCCTGATGATCTTCTCCTCCAATCGTCCCGGAGGTCTTGGCGGCTTTGATCTATACTTTATGGGAATTCCGAAGTTTTAG
- a CDS encoding isochorismatase family protein: protein MKNRKALLVIDMQKGSFTSETPRFDTSGVVERINELAEIFRKMENPVFYIQHDGTGSGNFEKNSEDWGILDELIVESTDVRIDKYANDVFYKSELHSKLIQLNVNELFITGCATDFCVESTIQSALTKEYQITVVADGHTTGERPNLKAKQVIDHYNWVWKNMTPINGQIKVEKTEHIKTIFQHTR, encoded by the coding sequence ATGAAAAACAGAAAAGCGCTCTTAGTTATTGATATGCAAAAAGGTTCATTTACTTCAGAGACACCTAGATTTGATACATCAGGAGTTGTGGAGCGAATAAATGAACTGGCAGAAATATTCCGAAAAATGGAAAATCCTGTATTCTATATCCAGCACGACGGAACGGGCAGTGGGAATTTTGAAAAGAATTCAGAGGATTGGGGAATTTTGGATGAGCTAATAGTTGAATCCACCGATGTCAGAATTGATAAATATGCGAACGATGTTTTTTACAAATCTGAATTGCATTCAAAACTGATTCAATTGAATGTAAATGAGTTATTTATTACGGGCTGTGCAACTGATTTTTGCGTAGAATCAACTATTCAATCAGCATTGACGAAGGAATATCAAATTACAGTAGTGGCAGACGGGCATACAACCGGAGAAAGGCCAAATCTAAAAGCAAAACAGGTTATCGACCATTATAATTGGGTCTGGAAAAACATGACACCTATAAATGGGCAAATCAAGGTTGAGAAAACTGAGCATATAAAAACAATTTTCCAGCACACGAGGTGA
- a CDS encoding dicarboxylate/amino acid:cation symporter → MKQLFSNLLFKVFIAIVLGIVFGLYLPESINRIFATFNAFFGQFLNFAIPLIILGLIMPAISDLGKGAGKLLLITAAIAYGSTLFSGFMSYFTSSAIFPSLLASHINETAEVSENGADLVPYFSITIPAVIDVMSALVLAFVIGLGLSYQENSTLKKVAKDFEAIIMQVIENVIIPFLPLFILGIFANMAFSGQVYSILSVFINIIGVIFAMHIFLLLLQYVITGALVKKNPLRLLGNMMPAYFTALGTQSSAATIPVTLEQAGKNGVSPKIAGFVIPLCATIHLSGSIMKITACAMALMILEGVPFDFGMFAGFIFMLGIAMVAAPGVPGGAIMAAIGVLQSMLGFSEEMIGLMIALYIAMDSFGTACNVTGDGAIALVVDKITKEEKNTLA, encoded by the coding sequence ATGAAGCAATTATTCTCCAATCTACTATTTAAAGTATTTATTGCCATTGTTTTGGGCATTGTCTTCGGCCTTTACTTGCCGGAATCCATCAATCGAATTTTTGCTACCTTCAATGCGTTTTTTGGACAATTCCTCAACTTCGCTATTCCGCTTATTATTTTGGGTTTGATCATGCCGGCGATTTCGGACTTGGGGAAGGGTGCAGGGAAATTATTGCTGATTACTGCGGCAATTGCTTATGGCTCAACGCTCTTTTCGGGCTTTATGAGTTATTTCACTTCATCTGCCATTTTTCCTTCACTTCTCGCTTCCCACATCAATGAGACGGCTGAGGTCTCGGAAAATGGTGCTGATTTAGTCCCATATTTCAGTATTACCATCCCGGCAGTGATAGATGTGATGTCGGCTTTGGTATTGGCTTTTGTGATCGGGCTGGGACTGTCTTATCAGGAAAACTCTACCCTTAAGAAAGTAGCGAAGGATTTTGAGGCCATTATCATGCAAGTGATCGAGAATGTAATTATTCCATTTCTTCCGCTTTTCATTCTAGGCATATTTGCAAATATGGCCTTTAGTGGCCAGGTATATTCAATTCTCTCTGTTTTCATCAATATCATTGGGGTGATTTTCGCCATGCATATTTTCTTACTACTACTCCAATATGTAATCACAGGAGCTCTTGTGAAGAAGAATCCCTTACGCCTGCTGGGAAATATGATGCCTGCTTATTTCACGGCTTTGGGTACTCAATCTTCAGCGGCTACGATTCCTGTGACCTTAGAGCAAGCCGGGAAAAACGGCGTTTCTCCTAAAATCGCAGGGTTTGTGATTCCTCTTTGTGCCACCATTCACTTGTCTGGAAGCATTATGAAAATTACTGCCTGTGCGATGGCTTTGATGATTTTGGAAGGTGTACCATTTGATTTTGGAATGTTTGCAGGATTTATTTTTATGCTGGGTATCGCGATGGTAGCCGCTCCGGGTGTACCCGGTGGTGCGATTATGGCGGCCATTGGTGTGCTGCAGTCTATGCTGGGTTTCAGCGAAGAAATGATCGGTTTGATGATTGCACTTTATATTGCGATGGACAGCTTCGGCACAGCTTGCAATGTTACCGGAGACGGAGCAATTGCTCTGGTGGTGGATAAAATTACTAAGGAGGAAAAGAATACTTTAGCTTGA
- a CDS encoding DUF1398 domain-containing protein, whose translation MFTLEQIKQAHSQVKTGADFPSYILELQKLGVKYYETFVSDGHSVYFGVKEYSVVSPAMYKTLDIASKSKKEQFEIELTTHQQGKSDYQTFCSEAAKAGIEKWVVLVDKMTCTYYDKPGNEVLEETITGHT comes from the coding sequence ATGTTTACACTAGAACAAATAAAACAGGCGCATAGCCAAGTAAAGACTGGCGCAGACTTTCCTTCTTATATCCTAGAACTACAAAAACTAGGTGTGAAATACTATGAGACTTTTGTCTCAGACGGCCACTCTGTTTATTTTGGTGTAAAAGAGTATAGCGTTGTCTCCCCAGCAATGTATAAAACTTTGGATATAGCCTCTAAAAGCAAAAAAGAACAATTTGAAATTGAACTAACTACTCACCAACAAGGTAAGTCAGATTACCAAACCTTCTGTAGCGAAGCAGCAAAGGCCGGTATTGAAAAATGGGTTGTTCTGGTTGATAAAATGACTTGTACCTATTATGATAAACCCGGAAATGAAGTTCTGGAAGAGACTATTACCGGACACACCTAA
- a CDS encoding DoxX family protein, which produces MTKRNKIIYWVATCWLALGMVSTAIVQLIKMEDEVEKTSLQLGNPTYFLTIIGVWKLLGVIAILIPKYPLVKEWAYAGFAFLMTGAIFSHLAVGDSAAEYFGSGLLLVLTVVSWYFRSAERKKA; this is translated from the coding sequence ATGACTAAGCGAAATAAAATCATCTATTGGGTAGCTACCTGCTGGCTAGCCCTGGGAATGGTCTCCACAGCAATCGTACAACTGATAAAAATGGAAGACGAAGTAGAGAAGACAAGCTTGCAACTGGGCAACCCTACTTACTTCCTTACCATCATCGGAGTATGGAAGTTGCTTGGAGTCATCGCTATCCTTATCCCCAAATACCCTTTAGTGAAAGAATGGGCCTATGCGGGCTTTGCGTTCCTGATGACAGGAGCAATATTTTCCCATTTAGCGGTGGGCGATTCGGCCGCTGAATATTTTGGATCCGGGCTTCTACTTGTGCTGACCGTTGTATCCTGGTATTTCAGATCTGCAGAAAGAAAGAAGGCATAG
- a CDS encoding SRPBCC domain-containing protein: protein MDGQQELFITREFDLPIALLFKAYVIPELVAEWMGTKVIKLESKRHRAYQFETTDPKGNLHRFSGVIHEFEAEKKITRTFEMENTPFPVQLEFLEFIPLSEDRSRLIMQVIYKSVKDRDEHLKMPFEYGINMAHNRLQEICNPLSNNS from the coding sequence TTGGACGGGCAACAGGAGTTGTTTATTACCAGAGAATTTGACTTACCCATAGCCTTGCTTTTCAAAGCTTATGTGATTCCGGAGCTTGTAGCTGAATGGATGGGAACGAAGGTTATAAAATTAGAAAGCAAAAGACATAGAGCTTACCAATTCGAAACCACTGACCCCAAGGGAAATCTTCATCGATTCAGTGGAGTCATTCATGAATTTGAAGCAGAAAAAAAAATCACCCGAACTTTTGAAATGGAAAACACGCCCTTTCCTGTTCAATTGGAATTTTTGGAGTTCATTCCACTATCAGAAGATAGAAGCAGGCTCATTATGCAAGTCATCTATAAATCTGTTAAGGATCGGGATGAGCACTTGAAAATGCCATTTGAATACGGTATCAATATGGCCCACAACAGACTTCAAGAAATCTGCAATCCTTTAAGCAATAATTCATGA
- a CDS encoding helix-turn-helix transcriptional regulator has translation MNLRRDVFQAIAEPTRRAILLLLTTQSLTAGAIASNFDTARPTVSKHLQILNECELIRQEQQGREVIYHLNPIKMKEIADFLAPFRMMWEERFDRLENMMKNHK, from the coding sequence ATGAATTTAAGACGGGACGTATTTCAGGCAATTGCAGAACCTACCAGAAGGGCGATCCTCCTGCTATTGACCACTCAATCGCTGACAGCAGGAGCTATAGCTTCAAACTTCGACACTGCCAGGCCTACGGTGTCAAAGCATCTGCAGATCCTTAACGAATGCGAATTAATTCGGCAAGAACAGCAGGGAAGAGAAGTTATCTACCATTTGAATCCTATCAAAATGAAGGAAATAGCCGACTTCCTAGCCCCTTTCCGAATGATGTGGGAGGAGAGATTTGACCGATTGGAGAATATGATGAAGAACCATAAATAG
- a CDS encoding VOC family protein: MSHKVVLSVSQTDFIQGIQRFGDTPQSENHPPVDDTVKKMVHHVDLPLLGNQILMATAAPNEIGFTVNLGNDMHINLEPENKEEADRIFNGLSAGGEITMPLQDMFWGAYYGSFVDKFGINWMVNPPPCHSTISNRWSVWLCPIFF, encoded by the coding sequence TTGAGTCACAAAGTGGTTTTATCGGTATCTCAAACTGATTTCATTCAGGGAATTCAGCGGTTTGGGGATACCCCCCAATCTGAAAACCACCCGCCTGTGGACGATACTGTAAAGAAAATGGTTCACCATGTGGACTTACCTCTACTGGGTAATCAGATTCTCATGGCAACAGCCGCTCCAAATGAAATAGGCTTTACCGTGAATTTAGGCAATGATATGCACATCAATTTAGAACCTGAAAACAAAGAAGAGGCGGATAGGATTTTCAATGGACTCTCGGCTGGAGGGGAAATCACAATGCCGCTACAGGATATGTTCTGGGGAGCCTATTATGGTAGCTTCGTAGACAAATTCGGGATCAATTGGATGGTGAATCCCCCCCCCTGTCATAGCACAATAAGTAATAGGTGGAGTGTGTGGCTCTGCCCCATATTTTTTTAG
- a CDS encoding helix-turn-helix domain-containing protein has translation MGKILELYQNTLDCPVRTVLDRIGDKWSMLAILILGEEETMRFNELQKSMKDISQKMLTVTLRKLESDGLVNRTIFPEIPPRVEYNLTERGRSLLPHIHGLSSWANENIVGIKESRKKVAN, from the coding sequence ATGGGAAAAATATTAGAATTATATCAAAATACATTAGACTGCCCGGTTCGTACGGTGTTGGATCGCATTGGTGACAAATGGTCCATGTTGGCAATTCTAATTCTGGGAGAGGAAGAAACGATGCGATTCAATGAATTGCAAAAATCCATGAAGGACATTTCCCAGAAAATGTTGACAGTAACGCTAAGAAAGCTTGAATCGGATGGACTGGTCAACCGAACAATCTTCCCCGAAATTCCACCGAGGGTAGAATACAATCTTACTGAGAGAGGCCGCTCACTTTTGCCCCATATTCATGGCCTCTCTTCTTGGGCCAATGAAAATATTGTAGGGATCAAAGAATCCAGGAAAAAAGTAGCCAACTAA
- a CDS encoding SDR family oxidoreductase — MSKIVITGASGHFGKATIDFLVKKGVKASQITGLVRDKSKAKDLTAQGVSIKVGDYDNYDSLLDAFRGAEKVLLISGTDLANRSPQHKNVINAAKEAGVTHVLYTSFERKNESADSSMAFLGQAHIETDKALKSSGLNYTIFRNNLYLGVIPMFVGEQVLDSGIFFPAGEGKVAFADRDNLAEAAANVLLGAGHENKEYAMNNVENYTFQTIADELAELTGKDIAYVSPSSEAYSDTLTKTGIPEEFIRMLVSFAEAIKQGEFEVEKSDLELLLGRRPTDLKSYLAKAYASDK; from the coding sequence ATGAGCAAAATAGTAATCACAGGGGCTTCGGGCCACTTCGGGAAAGCCACCATTGACTTTCTGGTAAAAAAAGGAGTTAAAGCATCCCAAATCACAGGCTTGGTAAGGGATAAGTCTAAGGCAAAAGACCTTACCGCACAAGGTGTCAGCATCAAAGTAGGGGATTATGATAACTATGACTCACTGCTGGATGCTTTTCGAGGAGCTGAAAAAGTCTTGCTGATTTCAGGGACTGATCTGGCAAACCGCTCTCCCCAACACAAAAATGTAATCAATGCTGCCAAAGAAGCGGGAGTAACCCATGTACTGTACACGAGCTTTGAGCGTAAAAATGAAAGTGCTGATTCTTCGATGGCTTTTTTGGGCCAAGCACATATTGAAACGGATAAAGCCCTCAAGTCAAGCGGATTGAATTATACCATTTTTAGGAATAACCTCTACTTGGGAGTAATCCCGATGTTTGTAGGCGAACAAGTTTTGGACAGCGGTATCTTTTTCCCTGCCGGAGAAGGAAAAGTTGCATTTGCTGACCGTGACAATCTGGCTGAAGCAGCTGCCAACGTGCTCCTCGGCGCAGGACATGAGAACAAGGAATATGCAATGAACAATGTTGAGAACTATACTTTCCAAACCATTGCGGATGAATTGGCTGAGTTGACAGGCAAGGACATTGCCTATGTAAGTCCAAGCAGTGAAGCCTATTCAGACACCCTTACAAAAACAGGTATTCCTGAAGAGTTTATCAGGATGCTTGTCAGTTTTGCCGAAGCGATCAAACAAGGTGAATTTGAAGTGGAGAAATCTGATTTGGAGTTATTACTGGGCAGACGTCCAACTGATCTGAAATCCTATCTGGCTAAGGCTTATGCATCGGATAAATAA
- a CDS encoding linear amide C-N hydrolase, whose amino-acid sequence MKKTSIHLILATLFLCSFFTLNKAFACTRVVYQGPNGTIITARSMDWKDDIPANLWIFPRGIERNGEVGTTSVNWKSKYGSVITSSWDIVSSDGMNEMGLVANILWLVESQYPEFEKDKSTPGISISLWLQYVLDNFSTVEEAVAELGKEKFVVVSSNIPGTDKFTTVHLAISDKTGDNAIFEYIDGKLVIHHDMSYATMTNSPVFEEQLAINSYWKGIPGTIMLPGTNRAADRFVRASYYIDAIPKTDNTRIAIPSVFSVIRNCSVPLGISSATEPNISSTRWRTVADQKNLVYYFDNVMNPNVVWVEFSKLDFSENGGVRKLSLDKDGNYSGESSMNFKSTEPFKFVGLE is encoded by the coding sequence ATGAAAAAGACATCAATTCATTTAATCTTAGCGACATTATTTTTATGTTCCTTTTTCACCCTTAATAAAGCTTTCGCTTGTACCAGAGTTGTCTACCAAGGTCCCAATGGAACAATTATCACAGCCCGCTCCATGGACTGGAAGGATGATATTCCTGCAAATCTTTGGATTTTCCCCCGGGGTATAGAAAGAAACGGAGAAGTAGGCACTACTTCGGTAAACTGGAAATCAAAATATGGAAGTGTAATTACCAGCTCTTGGGATATTGTTTCTTCGGACGGTATGAATGAAATGGGGCTTGTTGCCAATATACTGTGGTTGGTTGAGTCACAATATCCGGAATTCGAAAAAGACAAAAGCACACCGGGTATATCCATATCGCTTTGGCTGCAGTATGTATTGGACAATTTTTCCACCGTGGAAGAAGCCGTTGCTGAATTGGGTAAGGAAAAATTTGTGGTAGTCTCTTCCAATATCCCTGGAACGGACAAATTTACTACCGTTCATTTAGCTATTTCTGACAAAACAGGAGACAATGCTATTTTTGAATATATAGACGGAAAGTTGGTCATTCATCATGACATGTCCTATGCAACAATGACGAATTCTCCTGTTTTTGAGGAGCAGTTAGCCATCAATTCATACTGGAAAGGGATTCCGGGGACAATTATGCTACCCGGTACAAACAGGGCTGCTGATAGATTTGTACGGGCATCCTACTACATTGATGCAATTCCCAAAACTGACAATACTCGGATTGCTATCCCCAGCGTTTTCAGCGTTATCAGAAATTGTTCTGTTCCATTGGGAATTTCTTCCGCTACAGAGCCAAACATTTCCTCCACCAGATGGAGAACAGTAGCAGATCAGAAAAACCTAGTTTACTATTTCGACAATGTTATGAATCCCAATGTAGTGTGGGTTGAATTTAGCAAACTTGACTTTAGCGAAAATGGCGGGGTCAGAAAACTGAGCCTGGACAAAGACGGGAACTATTCAGGCGAATCGTCAATGAATTTTAAAAGCACCGAGCCTTTTAAATTTGTAGGATTGGAATAG
- a CDS encoding helix-turn-helix transcriptional regulator, with protein sequence MGVTKTDLFTLEQNELAQVAKVFAHPARVAIIQYLLKSNTCINGDLVQELGLAQATISQHLRELKEVGIIQGTIEGVSVSYCINPVRWTHIQQLFNGVFDQFQAPDSTCC encoded by the coding sequence ATGGGAGTTACCAAAACCGATTTATTTACCCTGGAACAAAATGAGCTGGCACAAGTTGCCAAAGTGTTTGCACATCCTGCACGTGTGGCAATCATCCAGTACCTGCTCAAGTCCAATACCTGTATCAACGGGGATCTGGTTCAGGAGCTTGGGCTGGCCCAGGCCACTATCAGTCAACATCTGAGAGAACTCAAAGAGGTGGGAATTATTCAGGGAACCATAGAAGGAGTGTCGGTAAGCTACTGCATCAATCCGGTAAGGTGGACTCATATCCAGCAGCTTTTCAATGGGGTATTTGATCAATTTCAAGCGCCGGATAGCACCTGCTGCTAG
- a CDS encoding DUF6428 family protein, with the protein MNLSEVKTALGKLDKIAFQLPDGSLVPTHFHVTEVGKISKHFIDCGGTVRTENVANFQLWNANDYNHRLHPEKLVKIIELSENVLGLENLEVEVEYQGDTIGKFGMEFDGVNFLLTGKQTDCLAKDKCGIPQKKEKLNLADMSAKANVCTPGSGCC; encoded by the coding sequence ATGAACTTATCAGAAGTAAAGACAGCCCTGGGCAAGTTAGACAAGATTGCCTTTCAATTACCTGACGGATCATTGGTGCCAACCCACTTTCACGTCACTGAAGTAGGTAAAATCTCCAAGCACTTTATCGACTGCGGCGGAACAGTGAGAACCGAAAATGTGGCGAATTTCCAGTTATGGAACGCCAATGATTACAACCATCGCTTACATCCTGAAAAATTAGTCAAAATCATCGAGCTGTCCGAGAATGTTCTGGGATTGGAGAACTTGGAAGTAGAGGTAGAATACCAAGGGGATACCATCGGTAAATTCGGTATGGAGTTTGACGGAGTGAATTTTTTACTCACAGGCAAGCAGACCGACTGTCTGGCTAAAGATAAATGCGGCATTCCGCAGAAAAAAGAAAAATTAAACCTAGCGGATATGTCCGCCAAAGCCAATGTCTGTACGCCGGGATCAGGATGTTGTTAA